In one Musa acuminata AAA Group cultivar baxijiao chromosome BXJ2-5, Cavendish_Baxijiao_AAA, whole genome shotgun sequence genomic region, the following are encoded:
- the LOC103986519 gene encoding protein TRACHEARY ELEMENT DIFFERENTIATION-RELATED 7A-like produces MAFLPPRVPPRPFAPPPPKVSPTIPPPPNRRSPPPPSPSKQAPPPPPRRRPPPPPPPKKAPPPPTRRSPPPPPPPKQAPPPPPRKMAPPPPNLPPLQPPPAPVRPPPLAPPPPSPNHTVIIVVFASLGGLLLLAFLAAALFCCIKKRKKKMAAKREAVDVEDYAHVHETVVPGPHGQQLATLSIDEDIKVHEVFKKGTVTGEASLSEPASGKQRSSSRTGGAGPSVTSRHHLL; encoded by the coding sequence ATGGCCTTCCTCCCGCCTCGAGTGCCACCGCGTCCATTTGCGCCACCTCCTCCAAAGGTTTCCCCGACCATACCACCGCCACCGAATCGCCGGAGCCCCCCACCACCCTCACCTTCGAAGCaagcaccaccgccaccacctcgCCGTAGACCACCGCCACCCCCACCTCCGAAGAAAGCGCCACCGCCACCAACTCGCCGCAGCCCCCCGCCACCCCCACCTCCGAAGCAagcgccaccaccaccgccaagaAAGATGGCCCCGCCTCCGCCGAACCTGCCACCGCTGCAGCCGCCTCCGGCACCCGTCCGTCCTCCACCACTGGCGCCTCCGCCACCAAGCCCAAACCACACCGTTATCATCGTCGTGTTCGCCTCCCTCGGCGGCCTTCTCCTCCTCGCATTCCTCGCGGCGGCACTGTTTTGCTGCatcaagaagagaaagaagaagatggcCGCCAAACGCGAAGCCGTGGACGTGGAGGACTATGCGCATGTCCACGAGACTGTCGTTCCAGGACCCCATGGCCAACAACTGGCGACCCTGTCGATCGACGAAGATATCAAAGTCCATGAGGTGTTCAAGAAGGGCACGGTGACCGGTGAGGCCTCACTTAGTGAGCCTGCATCAGGGAAACAACGTTCGAGCAGCAGGACCGGCGGCGCTGGCCCTTCTGTGACAAGTCGCCACCACCTTCTTTAG
- the LOC103986387 gene encoding protein TRACHEARY ELEMENT DIFFERENTIATION-RELATED 7A-like — MAFLPPRMPPRPFAPPPPKVSPTIPPPPNRRSPPPPSPSKQAPPPPPRGRLPPPPPTRRSPPPPPPPKQAPPPPPRKMAPPPPKLPPLQPPPTPVRPPPPVPPPPSPNHTVIIVVFASLGGLLLLAFLAAALFCCIKKRKKKMAAKSEAVDVEDHVHVHETAVPGPHGQQLATLSIDEDIKVHEVFKKGTVTGEASLSEPASGKQRSSSRTGGAGPSVTSRHHLL, encoded by the coding sequence ATGGCCTTCCTCCCGCCTCGAATGCCACCGCGTCCATTTGCGCCACCTCCTCCAAAGGTATCCCCGACCATACCACCGCCACCGAATCGCCGGAGCCCCCCACCACCCTCGCCATCGAAGCAAGCACCACCTCCCCCACCACGCGGCAGACTCCCGCCACCGCCACCAACTCGCCGCAGCCCCCCGCCACCCCCACCTCCGAAGCAagcgccgccaccaccaccaagaAAGATGGCCCCGCCTCCGCCGAAGCTGCCACCGCTACAGCCGCCTCCCACACCCGTCCGTCCTCCACCACCGGTGCCTCCGCCACCAAGCCCAAACCACACCGTTATCATCGTCGTGTTCGCCTCCCTCGGCGGCCTTCTTCTCCTCGCTTTCCTCGCGGCGGCACTGTTTTGCTGCatcaagaagagaaagaagaagatggcCGCCAAAAGCGAAGCCGTGGACGTGGAGGACCATGTGCATGTCCACGAGACTGCCGTTCCAGGACCCCATGGCCAACAACTGGCGACCCTGTCGATCGACGAAGATATCAAAGTCCATGAGGTGTTCAAGAAGGGCACGGTGACCGGTGAAGCCTCACTTAGTGAGCCTGCATCAGGGAAACAACGTTCGAGCAGCAGGACCGGCGGCGCTGGCCCTTCTGTGACAAGTCGCCACCACCTTCTTTAG
- the LOC135611891 gene encoding protein TRACHEARY ELEMENT DIFFERENTIATION-RELATED 7A-like, translated as MAFVPPRMPPRPFAPPPPKVSPSIPPPPNRRSPPPPSPSKQTPPPPPRRRPPPPPPPKKAPPPPTRRSPPPPPPPKKAPPPPPRRMAPPPPKLPPLQPPPAPVRPPPLVPPPPSPNHTVIIVVFVSLGGLLLLACLAAALFCCIKKRKKKMAFAVDVADRVHVHETVVPGPHVRQLATRSNDEDIKVHEVFKKGAVTGEASLSEPASGKQRSSSTIGGAGPSVTSRHHLL; from the coding sequence ATGGCCTTCGTCCCGCCTCGAATGCCACCGCGTCCATTTGCGCCACCTCCTCCAAAGGTATCCCCGTCTATACCACCTCCGCCGAATCGCCGTAGCCCCCCCCCACCCTCACCTTCGAAGCAAACACCACCTCCACCACCTCGCCGCAGACCCCCGCCACCCCCACCTCCGAAGAAAGCGCCACCGCCACCAACTCGCCGCAGCCCCCCGCCACCCCCACCTCCGAAGAAagcgccaccaccaccgccaagaAGGATGGCCCCGCCTCCGCCGAAGCTGCCACCGCTACAGCCGCCTCCGGCACCCGTCCGCCCTCCACCACTGGTGCCGCCGCCACCGAGCCCGAACCACACCGTCATCATCGTCGTGTTCGTCTCCCTCGGCGGCCTTCTCCTCCTCGCATGCCTCGCGGCGGCACTGTTTTGCTGCatcaagaagagaaagaagaagatggcGTTCGCCGTGGACGTGGCGGACCGTGTGCATGTCCACGAGACTGTCGTTCCAGGACCCCATGTCCGACAACTGGCGACCCGGTCGAACGACGAAGATATCAAAGTCCATGAGGTGTTCAAGAAGGGCGCGGTGACCGGTGAAGCTTCACTTAGTGAGCCTGCATCGGGGAAACAACGCTCGAGCAGCACGATCGGCGGCGCTGGCCCTTCTGTGACGAGTCGCCACCACCTTCTTTAG